Sequence from the Drosophila innubila isolate TH190305 chromosome 3L unlocalized genomic scaffold, UK_Dinn_1.0 0_D_3L, whole genome shotgun sequence genome:
ACACCTCACGTATTGGCCATAAGCTCTTTCATAATCGTTTTGAGTATCCAAGCATTGGCGGTTTGTTCCCGGAGGAGTCGTCGCCAGATGTCAGCTCAGCTATTGCCGTCATCGGACTGGCTGCTTTCATGCATGTGCAGTTTGTCTGCGTTAATCGGGAGCAGCTGGTGTTGATCACAAATGCAGCGCTCGAGCAGCACAAGCGTCGAAGCACGGGTGAGGTGGCTGTGGTGACAGTTAAACGCAATATTGCAGCCAGATTACTGGCTGAGGCTAAGGCCAAGCACAGTAGTTTGCTGAGGAGTAGCAGCACGGCCGCTCAGTCCTCGGTGGTGAACGAGTGGACGCTATACAGTCTGGAGGTGCCTAGGGTTGAGCACGTTATTGAGGATCTTGAGGGCATTGCCGAATCATATCGCAGTGCAAGCCACTCAAATTTCTATGATCTAATGGAAGAGGCACACGTCATGTTAAGGTTGAGTCTTACACTCCAAGGTGAGCGTCTCATTGCAGACAGGGAACAGGAGCTGCGCAAAATGTTTATGGCCAACTGCAGGAAATTGGCGGACTTTTCAATACGGTAGGTAATTTTTTGCCATTGCCTAAAGAAAATGtgctttattaattattcGAAATTTACCGACAGCTCTAATAAGCAAGAAGTTTATCTGCAAGCAACTGGTTTCTATAAAATGTGCCAGTTGCAATTGGTTGATATTTTCAACAACTATATTGCACAGTTTGAGGACAGCAAAGAGGACGTGGAAACCGCCCAATTGGTTGGTCTGATCTATACCGTAAAGCTTTTTCTGCTTGGACTAGGCACGGAACGCCAGAAGTCATCGTTCTTGCATCAGACAGTGACACCGTATTTTACACCCGCCCGTGTCTTACAGCAGGGCTATAGACAGGTGCCGCTCTCATTGGAGTTTCTGAACATGTTTGTCAAACATGCACCATCAGACATACCGCAGATAATGCTTGGTTCGCCGGTTGTGGCGGATTCCATGAGTGGCGAGCTGATCAACTATCTGAAGTACTTGACAACGCTgtaagtataaattaaataatcatttgGTATTTAAAACTAATCCCAATCTTTTTAAGAACACCTGATGAAAGTCTTTTATTGGCTGTGACGGCTTGTCGCATGTCTAATTATCTGCTGGCCCAGGAAATTATAGCCAAGTCAACGCGTCGTAGTTTGGCAATGGCTttaattaagaataaaaacGTGCTCTTCGATGACAGCACCGTGCTCTACAAACGACGACAGCAAACGGAGAACCAAACTCACTCCCAAATGTCGTCTGCTCGCAAGCGTTCTCGTCGTGGAGTTACACAGTCAAAGAGTAAAGCATCAGGCAGGTGCACATCGACGCCAACACCCAGTGCCATTGTTTCCTTTTCGGATTTCTGTGAGACCATTTTGCTGGCCAACGAACAACCCGCATTGATTGAGGCTATAAGTGATGCCTTCATACACGCGCTATGCATTGAGCACAGTATAACGCTAGATGTGGTGCTGCAGCTGTTTCTTAACTACATTGCCTCACACATTGGACAGAAGGGCTATCAGACATCGCAAAAAGTCTTTGTCAGCATATTACAAGTCTATTACTATGATCTCTACGATGTCAGCTCATCGCTGCAACCACATGAAGTGCGCTCGCAAACGCCGCCTCAGCTGGATGATGACTACGATGAGGAATGCAGCAGTTCGCGTGCTCCTTCACTGCACAGCGAAGCGGATGTCCAATCCTTGTCTAGTTCATGCGCCAGTTCTGCGCCGGATGAGCGTTCAATAAGTGGACGCCAACAGCGTATTATTTATGATCAGTTGCAGGATCAACAAGGCGGATCACCCTATCAAAAGCGTAGCTCAAATGCTTCGCTATCTCAACCGCAACCAGATGATGATTTGGCTGCCACTAATCTGAAGGGCCTCAAAATACTGTTTCGCATGTATATGGGTCGCCTTAAGTCCCTCAGTGATCTCATAACCGATCTGCAGTCGGCTGATGTGGAGCAACAGAGTAGTCGAGAGGATTTCCTAAATCTGCGAATGGAATGCATTGCTTATATGGCAGGATTAGCGCCGAATTACTGTACGAAGCCAAGTGTACGCAATGCCAATGATCCTCTATCAAACAAACTAATATTTGTGCCCTACATTCCGGACTATAAGCTAGCCGAGGGCGAAGAATTTGAGCGGCATATCAATGCATATGTTCGACCCATTCCCTGCCTGCTCGAGCGACCTCAGTACTTGAATCGTTTGCCGCCCTTTGAGCGCGGTGACTTTAGCTATCCTAAAAAGGATGAGGGCGAATTCGAGGTGCGCTTTACAGGCTGGCACAATGAATTGTTGACTTTGACTCTCAAGATTCAGAGTCTGTTGGCTTCCAGTAAAGTAGATCGTGAAATCATTTCAGAGTTCTTGGCATTTATACAAAAAGCACCGCATCTAATGGGCATTGATAGCTTCTTAGTGATAATATTGCCAAAGAACTTGGCAATAAATTATATGCTAAGCTTTTGTCCAGCTTACTTGTGGCAATATGGCAAGGTAAACCGTTTATATTCTCACATCTATAATCCGCATCTGatcactgttttttttatctaacAGTCTTGCGGATTCACCCCGAAACATTGGGAGTCGTTACTGCGCAAGATACTCAGCAAACAGGACACATTGCCGAATTGGAAATCACATATTGCAGGTTGGCTAAAATTCTATTTATCAAACTgagcttttaaattaattcatatttttttaattacctaTACAGAGATACTCAATAATCTGGTAACGGAGCTCAGCTTTGAAGAGTTGCTGCAATGCTTTCCTAGCGAGGTCATACAGAATCGGAATACAGCGCAATATTTTGCCAAGGAATTTGCGGAAACTTGTGTACTGTACGAACACGAGCAATTGGTTTTCAAGACACCTGAGCATCCAGAGAACAGTAGGGAGCACTTACCGATGGATAACATTGATGAGGATAATGTTTTTGAGCTCACATTACGGAAAGCTGTGGCTAAACAACGCAGCATTGCATTACGCTCCATGATTGAGTCGACGGGTACTCAGTTGTTTGATGCAACCAGTAATCCTATGTATAATCTATGAGTAACCTAGGTTTAGCCTCGATTGTGTGGGGCATTCCTCTTTTTAACTTGTTGAACAATTATCAGATTGCGAATTGAAAAGATTGATTGATATTACTTAGTGACATATTTACGAGTTTAGCGAAAccattatattattatcacTTTATATACAgcactatatatatttacatattcatatatgtatgaatcTAGTTATTATTGTAACCTTTCTAACTAAGCAGTGTTTActgatatttttgtttgacaCAAACGCAACATTATGGTAAAAATAGTATTTGTTTTAGATTAGATTTACGATGATCTTACGTAGGTTGTAGGCACTCTAATGCAGTATTCACTAGTGGCACGCCATATTAAACCAGTTAAGGGCTGAaccaattgaattatttattgcagaataaatatttgtattctaATTTGTgacatttatgtatgtatacctAAGTTCAAATTTAGCAAGCTTTAGTAatcttaatattatatattttattattaacaaaacagTCTCTCTATCTcatatacacaaacacacatacactccaACATTaagtgatattttttaaaatcttgcATACCTTATACCTTAACAATAAAAGAATACGAATTGTATGTTAAAACGCCTACTGTCAAATTTATTAGCCCTACAATTGGGCAGGCAGTAATTTTGTTTCAGATGATTGGAATTACCTTTGAGGGCGTGTGTCGACGCTACAAGTCGTGTGCATAACCATTCTACTCCAGTCGACATGAATAATTCGAAATTCAGTCAACTTGGCACGGTACAAACAGAAGTATGGCAATTAAGCAGTTGAAGTTAGAAACTATTCAGGAAAATGAAGTAGAATCAGGTTCCAAAAAGGATAATGATTTGGATGCTGTCATCTCAAGTCTTGGGCAATTTGGACGATTTCAGATATTGCAATGTGTTTTGCTCTGTATCCCAATAATATGCAGTGCTTTAAGCACGTTTTCGTACGTATTTACTGCCAGCGAAGTGGAACAGAGGTAAGTTGAGCCCAATCTACCTAATGATGTGTAATTTTCACATTATTCGTCATATTTCAGGTGCAATATCAGCCAATGTGATAATCTTAACAGCAAATTTATTGAGCCTTGGCTAAACTTTACGATTCCGGTGAGCTATGGTGAATGGGATAAATGTGAGCATTTTGAGGCGATGCCCGGCATTGATGGACACTGTGAAGGACATCATTTTAACAGGAGTCACACAGTTAGCTGTGAATCAGGCTACAAGTTTATGGATAACGAAAATACCATATCCACAGAGGTAAGATTGAAGAGAGTTCTCGACTTTAGCATTATTACCTGTTATACTTACCGTTTTAGCTCTTTTCTTTTAGTTTGAAATCTTTTGTACAGATCGATGGAAACTCTCCATTGTGGGTACAGTCAGTAATATTGGATATTTTGTGGGTAATCTTCTAGGTGGTTACTTGGCAGATCGGTAAGATATTCTAgcaaagtcataaaaatccctacattaatttatatatatgttttttttcaagCTATGGACGTAAGTCAATACTCGTTGCAGCGGGGACTTTAAGTTCCTTGTGTGGACTTGCTCAATCAAATGCCCCCGATTATTACAGTTTTTTGGTATTCGAATGTCTGAATATGGTCCTGGTTAGCACGTTTGCTCCCACTGCCTTTTTGTTAGCCATGGAGCTGGTCAGTTCCAAGCATCGGGTGATGGCTGTCATGGTACTCACATTGACTAGCGGTCTTGCAGGAACGGCTTTGGGTTATCTGGCCGGCTACATCCTTGACTGGCGTTTGCTGCTCCGGGTGATTTACATTCCAGGACTGTTGCATCTGATTATTTTGTGCTGGCTTCCCGAGAGTATACCCTGGCTTCTGAGTCAGtcgaaggaggaggaggtcaTTCAGATACTGCGTGAGATTGCCCGTGTTAATAAGCGACCGTTGCCCGAAGAACAACTCAAAGAACTGAGGCGAAATAATCGCCAGGTGGTAACTCAATCGGAGGCACATGATGGACATTACAGCCTCCGTCAGATCTTTGATGCCCTCGGTCTTCGTATTTATCTGTGTTGCTTTGTATGGTTCTCCAGTTTGTTGATTGGTCTGGgcctaattttaaatttgaacgATTTAAGTGGCAATAAATTTAGGAACTACAGCTTAACATCATTTCTGGACCTGCCAGGAATTCTAATAGCTGCACTGCTGATGAATCGCATTGGTCGTCGCTGGGCGATGAGTCTCTTTATGGGTTCCTGCTCAACTTTACTGATTGCTATAACTATCTTAGATATGGGTAAGTTTAACTGAAGAATGCACAAGAGTAAAATCGTAGTATCTCCTTATCTACAATTTGCaagaacaaatttaaaatttaatatttttttatttatatcatatgagcaaaataataacattgtataatgtcatttatttatttatagattatCCAAATATGTCCTGGTATCTCTACTTTCTGGCTAAAATGGCATCAACATGCAATTTTATAACCTTGTATTTCGTTACCGCTGAAATCTTCCCCACCCACTGCCGAAATAGTATGCTTTCTCTGTGCGCCATGGTGGGTAGCTTTGGATATATGTTGGCTCCGCAAACTCCTTTATTAGTATGtgttaaaaagtaaatatcgTATTTATTAACAGCTCTTCCTTTATTTTAGGCGGATTTCTTCAAATACGCGccacattttctttttgccacatttgcattGATTAATTCGGGTTTAGTCATGTTTTTTCCCGAAACAGCTAAAAAAGGACTGCCAACAACATTGGAGGAAGCCCGTGTTCAGGACAGAAAAATGCCGCTGAAACACTTAAATGTAGCAGAAAACTCAAAAACATCTGTGTAAAGCATATAAAGTGAAAGATTGAAAGATTGCATATATCTTTAGCGATTCAACCAAATTAAgaacaaattataaactcGTCAAATAAGTCATTTATTATCAATAAGTATGagttattatgttattttgtatttgtatatttaaaacagaGCTATATAATAAATCATTGCTTAGTGAGCAAACAAGTAAAAGCCGGAACatagtaattattatgttacttttataataaaactttccGTTGAACCCCTAGAATATTAAGCTAGAGAATCTCTCGCCTTATATACTCACAGTGAGATTCTTGCATAAGCTTTGactaaaaaaatcataaattgtaTGATAAAGCGTTCATTGAAATCGTTTATTAAGCTCTCAAGTTCATTAGCCCTCGCAGAACAGTGAGAACTGCATTAGAGCTGAGTTTGTAATACTCAAGATCTTTTGAGTACTCAGCAATGATGAAGTTTAAGATGCCGCGACACGCTTTTATGGCTCGATGCCGACGCGTCGTTAATAGAAAACGTGCGAAAAACTTGTGGAAAATCTACCCACCACCCACCTTACCCAGCATTGCGAATCAGTCACTTAAGTTAGATCTGAGCTCGGTAATACAGCTGTGCTCAGTCTGCTGGAGACGGCGTTGATTGAAGCATGGAGAATCAACAGTGCAAGTCAGAAGCTGCCAAGGAGAAGACAGCAGACACATCTACCCCAAAGGATAACTACCTGGATGCCCTGATCATTACAATTGGACAATTTGGACGCTTTCAGACAATCAACTATGTGATGCTCTGCCTGCCCATCATATGCAACGCCTTCTATTCCATCTCCTACGTATTTACAGCCAGCGATGTGGTTCACAGGTATGTAGAGTATAATTTATCTAATAGCTGCGTCATATCATACTTCTATTTATCAGGTGCAATATTAGCCAATGCGACGATCTTAAAAGCAGCTATATTGAGCCTTGGCTGAACTTTACGATACCAGAGCACAATGGAGAGTGGGATGCATGTAAGCATTACGAGGCGATTCCTGGCATTGATGGACACTGCGATGCTccttattttaacaaaagttaCCAAGCTAGTTGTGAAGCAGGCTACAAGTTTAGGGACAACGAAAACACCATAGCCACAGAGGTGAGTgctataaaatatagtaaagttcaaaataatttgtatataattatattataatttaaatggcTGATTTTATTAGAATTCCTATTCTATTACAAAGTTCAATTAAATGAACTTTTCATACTTGTTCCGTGATAAATAAGTGGAACCTTTTTAATTAGATTCATTATTCCAGTTTAACATATTTTGCTCGAGTCGATGGAAACTTTCCATGGTGGGCACAGTAAATAATATTGGACAGTTTGTGGGCATACCTCTAGGAGGCTATTTGGCAGATCGGTAAGGTTTcctttaaataatacaaatacatctattcaaataaatatattatttctcTCATAGCTATGGACGCAAACTGATTCTCGTTGTGACAGGAGTGTTGAGCGCCCTTTGTGGACTGGCGCGCTCATATGCTCCTGACTACTACAGCTTTCTTTCCTTTGAGTTTCTGGATATGGCTGTGGGTAGCACATTGTTTCCCACAGCGTTTCTGCTGGCGATCGAGCTGGTCGGACCCAAGCATCGTGTAGTGGCTGCAATGGTGATCAGTTTGACCTACGGCCTCGCTGAGGCAGCAATGGGTTACCTGGCCAGCTACATAATGGACTGGCGAGTGCTGCTCCGTGTGCTTTACACCCCGGCTCTACTGCACCTGATTTTCATTTGCTATCTTCCGGAAAGCGTTCGTTGGCTGCTAAGTCAGTCGAGAGAGGAGGACGCCATTCAGACTCTCCGTAAGGTTGCACGTGTCAATCAACGAGCACTTCCCGATGATCAACTTAATGAATTGATTCAAACGAATCGGGAGCTGGTTGCCAATTCAGAGGCAACTGATGGCCACTACAGCGTCCGGCAGATCTTCAATGCACTTGGCCTACGCATTGCCCAATGCTGTTTCTTATGGTTCACCAATACGTTAATAGCCCTAGGCTTAACCCTCAATTCCATTGGCTTAAGTGGCAACAAATTTCAGAACTTTATCATGACAGGATTTATGCAGTTGCCAGGAATCATTTTGGGAACGCTGCTGATGCATCGTTTTGGACGACGTTGGACGTTGAGTCTCTTTCTGAGCTCGTGTTCCATTTTACTGCTAGCAATGGCGATATTGGATGGAGGTGAGTTGATTTTACAAATTAGTAAccaataacattaaaaaacgtattctagcaaaaaataatttttttaaagaagttaataaaatttaaatgcagaatgaattaaacggccaaaccatgatcaaaatgacattccgcttgaaaatcggtttggttttgacaaagctatgacgaattgaagttggtcaaacattggatctagcaactttatgtcaaaatttttgttcgatttcgcatgatttttgacaagaaaatgaaacgtctcagaatcaagttttaagtgttgtttgatactaattatgatataaggagttgattagaagtgaaaacttgagatttaagattttcaattttgaaaatttcaaagggggtacccttaccatgaaaatcgaattttatcaaaaaataattttttttaagaagttaataaaatttaaatgcagaatgaattaaaaggccaaaccatgatcaaaatgacattccgcttgaaaatcggttaagttttgtcaaagttatgacgggttgaagttggtcagacattagatctagtaactttacaagtaactttttgacaagaaaatgaaacgtctcggaatcaagtttaaagtgttgttttatactaataatgatatagggagttgattaaaagtgaaaacttaagatttaaaattttcaattttcaaaatttcaaagggggtacccttaccatGAAAATCGAATTccagcaaaaaatatttttttttaagaatttaataaaatttaaatgcagaatgaaataaaaggccaaaccatgatcaaaatgatattccgcttgaaaatcggttttgttttgacaaagttatgataaattgaatttggtcAAACattggatctagcaactttacatgtcaaaatttttgttcgatttcccatgatttttgacaagaaaatgaaacgtctcggaatcaagtttaaagtgttgttttatactaattatgatatagggagttgattaaaagtgaaaactttagatttaaaattttcaattttgaaaatttcatagggggtacccttaccatGAAAATcgaattccaaaaaaaatattttttttaagaagttaacaaatttaaatgcagaatgaatttagaggccaaaccatgattaaattgaaattccgcttgaaaatcggcttagttttgacaaagctatttcggattgaagttggtcagacattggatctagtaactttacaagtcataataattttttctaacaagtaaataaattttcaagtaatagtaatagtaatttTAGAATACCGTTATATTCAAGCTCTCATCGAAATTAAGTTAACACTCTTTTTTtccacaaaatatattattttagtcAATAAGCTCAAGGTATTATTGCAAGAACGCCatttatagcaaaaaaaaagaaacttgtTTCTAGTCTTTATATCTCTCGAAAATCTGGTTTGTTTTCACTAAATAATTACTTCTTTGTAAGGTAATAATGTTACAGATTTTTATGTGATATGTGCTTCGAATTAATTGAGGtgcagtttatttttaatcttttaaattcattatccatattttattcatttacagACTATCCAACTTTTTCCTGGGGTCTCTACTTTCTGGCAAAAATGACTTCAACCGGCAGCTTCATGGTCTTATATTTCTTCACCTCGGAAATTTTTCCCACTAGTTGTCGGAATAGTTTGCTCTCCTTCTGCTCTATGATGGGTCGATTTGGCTCTATGTTAGCGCCACAAACTCCTCTATTGGTAGGTATTATTATtggaatattttatgtattttcaaaTGCCTTAACATTTTAGATATACTACTATAAATATGCGCCACATTTGCtatttgccacatttggaTTGCTTAGTTCGGTTATAGCCCTGTTTTTTCCCGAAACAGCTAATAAGGTATTACCTACAACATTAGAGGAAGCACGTGCCTTAGACAGAAGTATGCCGATGAAACACCCAAAAGTAACAGAAGACTCAAAAACTGCTGTCTAATCAATTGAAAGTGCCAATGACTGGGCAAACTTGGGTTCTTTTaagaattgtaaatatttgttataaactGAGACTCGCATTGGATGACAAACGAAAGTATCAAATTGTCAATATAAGATTGCTGAATACTATTAACATATGTATTTCTAGTAATAAGAGAATTATTTTTGACTGCGGGAATTTGTTTGTCGACGAAATTTGAAGTTCTTATAGGTGTTTATCTAATCGCAGTGTGCTTATTGAGTAGCATATTGAAATACGCAGatctataataataaacataatcatGTTATTTccttaataaaatgttattgatTTCTAATAAATCAGTGTTTATGATTGTTTCATTCATTAGAATTAATAATCTTTATTATTGTAACTCATTCAATGAATGTCAATAGTGTGTAAATTTTTGCAATCAATTCACATTCGATATTACTATTTATATTAGAatgataatttattaatgacttatttattgtatgttattttttgtcttcTGTGTAGCTTGGTTACATAAAAGCAAGAACAGAGCTTATTTATCTATTCTCACGGTGTACTTAAGTAAGTCCCATACAGATAGGTTATGTTGTGACTGGATTCAACAGGTGATCCTTATCTCTCTGATAGCCCATTCATAAATACAAGTATGGCCAGACtgacaacaacagttgcttgTATCAGCGCTTTCCGAtaatacaaaatcaataagagcagaaaactattttatttacatttacattaaatgTATTTGATATCAATAAACAATCAAGCGTTGAAGCCGTTTAGGGTCGTCAATGCAGACATTGAATGAGTTGAGTGCACATCATTAACTACGACAGAGACCAGACTAGTTGATAAGGTCAAGATAAGAGCAAAcaagggagagagaaagagggagagagacaggCATTACCAGAGAGTGAAGAGCAGATGACTAAAATGAGTAAACTTGACGGAGAGCGGATCTCGTAGATGAAGCGTCCATGCCGCCAAGTgtaagacttttttttattgtaataataaatatgagatATCGTATTGATAGATGTAATaacatattgtatatatgcatgtgtctCAGCTAATATCCAGTCAATTTTTTCGACAAATCGTTGAACAaaacatttatgtatgtaccaaaattatatataccaTTAGTAAGAGTATATTGAGTGTATTCGCTCAACCGGTTGATATGGTGGCTGAACGGCACGATTCAGTCAATGAGCGACAGTGCTCATAGTTAGACGCTCTAACGGAGCGAGCGCGAGAGAAAACGATAATAGAAGAAGACATTTATACGTACTGACGGGCTATAAAAAGCCCAAAAAATCAAAgggaatatttataaattgcgcGCATTCAATAAAAAGTGCATTTTAACACGTCAATTCCCAGATATCGAATGAAAAATTAGTGGAATTGTGActttaaactgttttttttttaatatccgAGAATATGTTAGGCGATAAGAGGAGTAGGAATGGCAGTGGATACGGCACCGCCGAGAGCCCGACAACGGCCAATGGCCACGCTGCTGAGTCGGTGACCGGGAATGTGGAGGCATCCGCAAGTGACGATAATACTCTGGATGCCATACTCATCCGAATCGGCCAGTTTGGACGCTATCAAATCATCAACTATGTGTTGCTGTGTATTCCCATGGTGTTCAATGCGTTCTTCTCGATCTCATATGTGTTTACCGCCAGCACAGTGGTGCACAGGTGAGTTACGTGAATATGCACACTCTCACTTATCTTATCTCAACTCGATTTCGCCTCAGATGCAACATAACCCAATGTGATAGCTCGAGCAGCTTGTATGAGGAACCTTGGCTTAATTTTACAGTGCCTTATACGAATTCTGACTGGGATGCGTGTAACCGTTATGTGTACAACGTCTCCGGAGTGGACCCAACTGATCTCATGAGTGGCATGTGTGCTGCGGAGTATTTTGACAATAGTACCGAAAAATGTGGCAGCGATTTTAAATTCCGTGATGaggaaaaaacaatttcaactgaggtaaatattaatttgttattattataatttagatttttttaattcatatttaattctaTTTCCCTATAGTTTGGCATCTTTTGCAAAGACGAATGGATGCTTAACATGGTGGGAACCATTAACAATATAGGACAGTTTGTGGGCATACCGTTGGGAGGATTCATTGCAGATCGGTAAGGGAACTAACATAATTGCCGAGCTGAAGACCTAACCGATCTTTCTTATCCATTAGCTATGGACGTCGTACCATGTTGGCGTATGCCGGAGCTTTGAGCGCCCTTATGGGCATAATTCGTT
This genomic interval carries:
- the LOC117787504 gene encoding organic cation transporter 1-like isoform X2; this translates as MENQQCKSEAAKEKTADTSTPKDNYLDALIITIGQFGRFQTINYVMLCLPIICNAFYSISYVFTASDVVHRCNISQCDDLKSSYIEPWLNFTIPEHNGEWDACKHYEAIPGIDGHCDAPYFNKSYQASCEAGYKFRDNENTIATEFNIFCSSRWKLSMVGTVNNIGQFVGIPLGGYLADRYGRKLILVVTGVLSALCGLARSYAPDYYSFLSFEFLDMAVGSTLFPTAFLLAIELVGPKHRVVAAMVISLTYGLAEAAMGYLASYIMDWRVLLRVLYTPALLHLIFICYLPESVRWLLSQSREEDAIQTLRKVARVNQRALPDDQLNELIQTNRELVANSEATDGHYSVRQIFNALGLRIAQCCFLWFTNTLIALGLTLNSIGLSGNKFQNFIMTGFMQLPGIILGTLLMHRFGRRWTLSLFLSSCSILLLAMAILDGDYPTFSWGLYFLAKMTSTGSFMVLYFFTSEIFPTSCRNSLLSFCSMMGRFGSMLAPQTPLLFGYSPVFSRNS
- the LOC117787504 gene encoding organic cation transporter 1-like isoform X1 yields the protein MENQQCKSEAAKEKTADTSTPKDNYLDALIITIGQFGRFQTINYVMLCLPIICNAFYSISYVFTASDVVHRCNISQCDDLKSSYIEPWLNFTIPEHNGEWDACKHYEAIPGIDGHCDAPYFNKSYQASCEAGYKFRDNENTIATEFNIFCSSRWKLSMVGTVNNIGQFVGIPLGGYLADRYGRKLILVVTGVLSALCGLARSYAPDYYSFLSFEFLDMAVGSTLFPTAFLLAIELVGPKHRVVAAMVISLTYGLAEAAMGYLASYIMDWRVLLRVLYTPALLHLIFICYLPESVRWLLSQSREEDAIQTLRKVARVNQRALPDDQLNELIQTNRELVANSEATDGHYSVRQIFNALGLRIAQCCFLWFTNTLIALGLTLNSIGLSGNKFQNFIMTGFMQLPGIILGTLLMHRFGRRWTLSLFLSSCSILLLAMAILDGDYPTFSWGLYFLAKMTSTGSFMVLYFFTSEIFPTSCRNSLLSFCSMMGRFGSMLAPQTPLLIYYYKYAPHLLFATFGLLSSVIALFFPETANKVLPTTLEEARALDRSMPMKHPKVTEDSKTAV
- the LOC117788136 gene encoding organic cation transporter protein-like — protein: MVLVSTFAPTAFLLAMELVSSKHRVMAVMVLTLTSGLAGTALGYLAGYILDWRLLLRVIYIPGLLHLIILCWLPESIPWLLSQSKEEEVIQILREIARVNKRPLPEEQLKELRRNNRQVVTQSEAHDGHYSLRQIFDALGLRIYLCCFVWFSSLLIGLGLILNLNDLSGNKFRNYSLTSFLDLPGILIAALLMNRIGRRWAMSLFMGSCSTLLIAITILDMDYPNMSWYLYFLAKMASTCNFITLYFVTAEIFPTHCRNSMLSLCAMVGSFGYMLAPQTPLLADFFKYAPHFLFATFALINSGLVMFFPETAKKGLPTTLEEARVQDRKMPLKHLNVAENSKTSV
- the LOC117788265 gene encoding uncharacterized protein LOC117788265 — its product is MVKILQAYNFAKQQTYALNGDILAATLIGNNRIAISSAEQFIEIYDIAGKQQSLSEPQEYVPQEEQSAAVAAGDAAAPPQAIDERMPARYTLATVGEVVQLIYCEAGKYLLTLEREQAGSPVHSNSTSISCTSSSNSNTVCSEDDTKMFVRVYANFWKFPDAKLNELPITIRIASMTTPKTPLVESIDVIELPLRSPPELVQCCQTSGNIIVSSRDRIYLYEYTQCVHENTQPRFSFIDFLPFKFFVQLNFVPLRLCLAENVIACLSHRYCVAFKVVDALANKPTATAHDLSCLDNDYAGDEPLSESLSLGSKASAAGVSSTHSQQSCDSDSLQSSSSAKPVLVNGPGLAGRTPLDFNVARLVNNAYGREFEPDLRSQWDQCENGSSRFGGQEDNSQEITITPQRAADIKIKLINEAKAMNVRGISAGGSIALEDASVQYDVRKLLQICMKSSEPQSRVLDILRCMDLKAIYQRNSEQQSEEDDEYDMGNQQVPSAVTTFKHANRRTLKSSQHQRCVGHALLVASSVDGYLYQFCAQGKWYSENEKPVASYSFTAPVLQVHLNDYVIYAVTSESVETHTSRIGHKLFHNRFEYPSIGGLFPEESSPDVSSAIAVIGLAAFMHVQFVCVNREQLVLITNAALEQHKRRSTGEVAVVTVKRNIAARLLAEAKAKHSSLLRSSSTAAQSSVVNEWTLYSLEVPRVEHVIEDLEGIAESYRSASHSNFYDLMEEAHVMLRLSLTLQGERLIADREQELRKMFMANCRKLADFSIRSNKQEVYLQATGFYKMCQLQLVDIFNNYIAQFEDSKEDVETAQLVGLIYTVKLFLLGLGTERQKSSFLHQTVTPYFTPARVLQQGYRQVPLSLEFLNMFVKHAPSDIPQIMLGSPVVADSMSGELINYLKYLTTLTPDESLLLAVTACRMSNYLLAQEIIAKSTRRSLAMALIKNKNVLFDDSTVLYKRRQQTENQTHSQMSSARKRSRRGVTQSKSKASGRCTSTPTPSAIVSFSDFCETILLANEQPALIEAISDAFIHALCIEHSITLDVVLQLFLNYIASHIGQKGYQTSQKVFVSILQVYYYDLYDVSSSLQPHEVRSQTPPQLDDDYDEECSSSRAPSLHSEADVQSLSSSCASSAPDERSISGRQQRIIYDQLQDQQGGSPYQKRSSNASLSQPQPDDDLAATNLKGLKILFRMYMGRLKSLSDLITDLQSADVEQQSSREDFLNLRMECIAYMAGLAPNYCTKPSVRNANDPLSNKLIFVPYIPDYKLAEGEEFERHINAYVRPIPCLLERPQYLNRLPPFERGDFSYPKKDEGEFEVRFTGWHNELLTLTLKIQSLLASSKVDREIISEFLAFIQKAPHLMGIDSFLVIILPKNLAINYMLSFCPAYLWQYGKSCGFTPKHWESLLRKILSKQDTLPNWKSHIAEILNNLVTELSFEELLQCFPSEVIQNRNTAQYFAKEFAETCVLYEHEQLVFKTPEHPENSREHLPMDNIDEDNVFELTLRKAVAKQRSIALRSMIESTGTQLFDATSNPMYNL